A region from the Trueperaceae bacterium genome encodes:
- a CDS encoding type II toxin-antitoxin system VapC family toxin, with amino-acid sequence MSVLDASAVLALLNDEPGAESVARHLEGGASISSVNYAEVVSKLSDYGMPADAIQDALAGLGLQVAPFTEDQARICGYLRVPTREAGLSLGDRACLALATVDGAVAVTADRGWSGLAGIAVEIELVR; translated from the coding sequence ATGAGCGTGCTGGACGCCTCGGCCGTCCTGGCGCTCCTGAACGACGAGCCAGGAGCGGAGTCGGTAGCGCGCCATCTGGAGGGCGGCGCCAGTATCAGCAGCGTCAACTACGCCGAGGTCGTCAGCAAGCTCTCTGACTACGGCATGCCGGCAGACGCCATCCAGGATGCGCTGGCCGGACTAGGCTTGCAGGTCGCCCCCTTCACGGAAGACCAGGCACGCATCTGCGGCTACCTCCGTGTACCGACCCGCGAAGCCGGTCTCTCCCTCGGCGATCGCGCCTGCCTCGCGTTAGCGACGGTCGATGGAGCCGTAGCCGTCACCGCCGACCGCGGTTGGAGCGGACTGGCCGGCATCGCAGTGGAGATCGAGCTCGTCCGCTGA
- a CDS encoding AbrB/MazE/SpoVT family DNA-binding domain-containing protein, translating to MERSRVRLGSNGRLVIPAEYRKGLGVSEGDDLFIRLEGGELRISTAAVGIRHAQALVRQYVPKEAKLVDELIAERREEAAKAS from the coding sequence ATGGAACGGTCGCGGGTAAGGCTCGGCTCGAATGGCAGGCTCGTCATCCCTGCCGAGTACCGCAAGGGCCTTGGCGTGAGCGAAGGCGATGACCTCTTCATCCGGCTCGAGGGGGGTGAGTTGCGCATAAGCACCGCCGCGGTCGGCATCCGACACGCACAGGCGCTCGTGAGGCAGTACGTGCCGAAGGAAGCCAAGCTGGTCGACGAGCTCATCGCCGAACGGCGCGAGGAAGCGGCCAAGGCCTCATGA
- a CDS encoding DUF2892 domain-containing protein, producing the protein MSILDFLASPAGRWTRMIAGAALIVLGVVNGGWLWLLAALGALFVLVGALDVCLLAPIVGRPMKGEAFRAAKGR; encoded by the coding sequence ATGAGCATCCTAGACTTCCTCGCCTCACCGGCCGGCCGCTGGACGCGGATGATCGCCGGAGCAGCCCTGATCGTGCTGGGCGTCGTCAACGGCGGGTGGCTGTGGCTCCTCGCCGCCCTCGGCGCCCTGTTCGTCCTGGTCGGCGCGCTCGATGTCTGCCTGTTGGCGCCGATCGTCGGGAGGCCGATGAAAGGCGAGGCGTTCAGGGCGGCCAAGGGGCGTTGA
- a CDS encoding type II toxin-antitoxin system PemK/MazF family toxin, with protein sequence MKRGDIYWVDLEPTRGSEANKLRPCVIVSRDASNRVAPILTVVPITSNIGKVYPFDVALPATLDRPSKAQANQVRTVSKDRLSGSVIARLSPEETLALEAALRLHLAL encoded by the coding sequence GTGAAGCGCGGAGACATCTACTGGGTCGACCTCGAACCGACCCGCGGCTCCGAAGCCAACAAGCTCAGGCCCTGCGTGATCGTCTCGCGAGACGCGAGCAACCGGGTCGCCCCCATCCTCACCGTCGTACCGATCACCTCCAACATCGGCAAGGTCTACCCCTTCGACGTTGCGTTGCCGGCCACGCTCGACCGCCCGTCCAAAGCCCAGGCCAATCAAGTGCGAACCGTCAGCAAGGACCGCCTCTCGGGCTCGGTGATCGCGCGACTCTCGCCCGAGGAGACGCTGGCGTTGGAAGCCGCCCTCAGGCTCCACCTCGCGCTCTAG
- a CDS encoding antitoxin: MNPRKLSVSVPETIASFVEAYKRDHALKTKSEVVERALTLLREQELEKAYAEAASEIDPAWDSTLADGLPEETW, translated from the coding sequence ATGAACCCTCGGAAGCTTTCGGTATCCGTTCCAGAGACGATCGCGAGCTTCGTCGAGGCGTACAAACGCGACCACGCGCTCAAGACCAAGTCCGAGGTCGTCGAGCGCGCCCTGACCCTGCTCAGGGAGCAGGAGCTCGAGAAGGCTTACGCGGAAGCGGCGAGCGAGATCGACCCGGCCTGGGACAGCACTCTGGCCGACGGCCTCCCGGAAGAGACTTGGTAG
- a CDS encoding phosphotransferase, which produces MANSKSAGSHAPLHADELPIDGALVRALLDRDLPEHAGLPLAPLRAAGSTNALFRLGDDLLVRLPRQPGGGESILKEARLAPLLAAALPVAVPEVVAVGGPGFGYPEHWSVTRWLAGEHPTCAGLGRRAAPERLALAEDLADVVRALREVDVPEPVDGELRWYRGGALNDFDVSVRHYLALCRGIRGLDLDLDKAEAMWEKALALPGAAEPGPDRWFHGDLVAENLLVADGRLAAVLDLGAVSVGDPTVDLHGAWEVLDAPARNRFAARLGVDEAEWLRGRAWALGIALGALSYYWESMPGRRSDRLAMARNVLTD; this is translated from the coding sequence ATGGCGAACTCCAAGAGCGCCGGCTCTCACGCGCCACTGCACGCCGACGAGCTACCGATCGATGGCGCGCTGGTGCGTGCGCTGCTCGACCGCGACCTGCCCGAGCACGCGGGCCTGCCGCTGGCACCGCTACGTGCAGCCGGCTCTACGAACGCCCTGTTCCGCCTCGGGGACGACCTGCTCGTCCGGCTGCCGAGGCAGCCCGGCGGTGGCGAGAGCATCCTCAAGGAGGCCCGCCTGGCGCCGCTGCTGGCGGCGGCCCTGCCCGTCGCGGTGCCGGAGGTCGTTGCTGTCGGCGGCCCGGGTTTCGGGTACCCGGAGCACTGGTCGGTGACCCGGTGGCTCGCAGGGGAGCATCCGACCTGCGCCGGGCTGGGCCGGAGAGCGGCGCCCGAGCGCCTGGCCCTAGCCGAGGACCTGGCCGATGTGGTTCGCGCGCTGCGCGAGGTCGACGTGCCGGAGCCGGTGGACGGCGAGCTGCGCTGGTACCGGGGCGGCGCCCTAAATGACTTCGACGTCTCGGTGCGCCACTACCTTGCCCTCTGCCGCGGCATCCGCGGCCTCGATCTGGACCTGGACAAGGCCGAGGCCATGTGGGAGAAGGCGCTCGCGTTGCCGGGCGCCGCCGAGCCCGGCCCCGACCGCTGGTTCCACGGCGACCTGGTCGCCGAGAACCTGCTGGTGGCCGATGGCCGGCTCGCGGCGGTCCTCGACCTCGGCGCGGTCTCGGTCGGCGACCCGACCGTCGACCTCCACGGCGCGTGGGAGGTGCTCGATGCGCCGGCCCGCAACCGGTTCGCCGCGCGGCTCGGCGTCGACGAAGCCGAGTGGCTGCGTGGGCGGGCCTGGGCGCTTGGCATCGCGCTCGGCGCGTTGTCGTACTACTGGGAGAGCATGCCCGGTCGGCGAAGCGATCGGTTGGCTATGGCGCGGAACGTGCTCACTGATTGA
- a CDS encoding putative Na+/H+ antiporter, producing the protein MTPTTVELIAAVLFGVAILHTFSAQIFSRLERSNPRHAGVWHLLGEVEVVFGFWAMVLIVAIVAAEGPKAATDYVDSRNFTEPMFVFAIMVIAGTRPIIQTAMRLVRLLSRAIPLPGSAGLYFVVLSVVPVLGSFITEPAAMTLAALVLANSLFSRQVSNRLKYATLGVLFVNVSIGGTLTNFAAPPVLMVAGTWDWSLSFMLSNFGWKAALAVLANAAGATLLFRKELLRLAPAGSSGKNPVPLPLVLTHIGFLAGVVVFAHHPAMFMGIFLLFLGVAAAYERHQDRLILREGLLVAFFLAGLVVLGGMQSWWLQPLLTRMTADQVFFGATALTAFTDNAALTYLGSLVQGLSQEFKYALVAGAVTGGGLTIIANAPNPAGVAILRKHVAGGVVSPLGLLVAALLPTLVAAIAFRLL; encoded by the coding sequence ATGACGCCTACGACCGTAGAGTTGATCGCCGCCGTCCTGTTTGGCGTCGCTATTCTGCATACGTTCTCCGCTCAGATCTTCTCGCGTCTAGAACGCTCGAACCCCCGGCATGCCGGGGTATGGCACCTGCTCGGCGAAGTCGAAGTGGTGTTCGGGTTCTGGGCCATGGTGCTCATCGTGGCGATAGTCGCGGCCGAAGGCCCGAAAGCCGCCACCGATTATGTGGACTCGCGTAACTTCACGGAGCCGATGTTCGTATTCGCGATCATGGTCATCGCCGGAACGCGACCGATCATACAGACGGCCATGCGCCTCGTACGCCTCCTGTCGCGCGCCATACCGCTACCGGGCAGCGCGGGGCTTTACTTCGTCGTCCTCTCCGTAGTACCGGTGCTAGGCTCCTTTATCACAGAGCCGGCTGCCATGACGCTCGCGGCCTTGGTCCTCGCCAACAGTCTGTTCAGCCGACAGGTCTCGAACCGGCTCAAATACGCCACGCTCGGCGTTCTATTCGTCAACGTCTCGATCGGCGGCACACTTACCAACTTCGCCGCCCCACCGGTGCTGATGGTAGCCGGCACATGGGACTGGAGCCTTAGCTTCATGTTGAGCAACTTCGGCTGGAAAGCAGCCTTGGCGGTTCTGGCGAACGCCGCAGGCGCCACCCTGCTTTTCCGGAAGGAGCTCTTGCGCCTAGCGCCCGCAGGTAGCTCAGGCAAGAACCCCGTGCCCCTGCCTCTCGTCTTGACCCATATCGGCTTCCTGGCGGGCGTCGTCGTCTTCGCCCATCACCCGGCCATGTTCATGGGCATCTTCCTCCTCTTCCTCGGCGTCGCCGCCGCCTACGAACGACATCAGGACCGCCTCATCTTGCGGGAGGGCTTGCTGGTCGCGTTCTTCCTTGCCGGGCTCGTCGTACTCGGCGGTATGCAGTCCTGGTGGCTGCAACCGTTACTCACCCGCATGACCGCCGATCAGGTGTTCTTCGGCGCCACGGCCCTCACCGCCTTCACGGACAACGCTGCGCTCACCTACTTGGGCTCACTCGTGCAAGGCCTGTCTCAAGAGTTCAAGTACGCCCTCGTGGCCGGAGCGGTAACCGGTGGGGGACTGACCATCATCGCCAACGCCCCTAACCCGGCGGGCGTCGCCATCTTGCGTAAGCACGTCGCCGGTGGAGTCGTCAGCCCCCTAGGCCTCTTGGTGGCAGCGCTACTCCCTACCCTCGTCGCTGCCATCGCGTTTCGCCTCTTATGA
- the acs gene encoding acetate--CoA ligase: MADTIESVLQEAREFQPPKAFQRAALLNDATEYERLYRQSLDDPETFWGEAAKRHHWFEPWTQVREWNEPHVKWFVGGKTNLAYDCLDRQVNEGKANKVAFFWEGEPGDKRTITYGQMLTEVKRFANVLKGKGVKTGDRVAIYMPMIPEAIVAMLACARIGAPHSVVFGGFSSHALSDRINDAQASVVITADGGFRRGAVLPLKPAVDEALASAPSVKHVIVVRRAENTIDMEAGRDEWYHELMQGASDECEAVPVDAEHPAYVLYTSGSTGKPKGVLHSTGGYLVHTSLTSKYVFDLRDNDIFWCTADIGWVTGHSYVVYGLMSNGATQVMYEGNPTYPAPDRFWEMIERYRVSVFYTAPTAIRAFIKLGREYPEKHDLSSLRLIGTVGEPINPEAWMWYRRVIGGDRCPIVDTWWQTETGAIMISTIPGVHATKPGSAGLPLFGVDAAVVDADGNEAGVDQGGYLVMRRPWPGMLRTVYGDDDRYRNQYWGEVPHVYFSGDGARRDADGYFWVMGRVDDVVNVSGHRLGTMEVESALVSHPAVAEAAVVGRPDELKGQGIVAFVTLEKGFEATDKLREELRKHVAAEIGAIARPDEVRFADALPKTRSGKIMRRFLRSVATGQELIGDTSTLEDRGVVEQLRQVEP; the protein is encoded by the coding sequence ATGGCAGACACCATAGAATCCGTCCTGCAAGAGGCGCGCGAGTTCCAGCCGCCCAAGGCCTTCCAGCGCGCCGCCCTGCTGAACGACGCCACCGAGTACGAGCGGCTCTACCGCCAGTCGCTGGACGACCCGGAGACGTTCTGGGGCGAGGCCGCCAAGCGCCACCACTGGTTCGAGCCGTGGACGCAGGTGCGCGAGTGGAACGAGCCGCACGTGAAGTGGTTCGTGGGCGGGAAGACGAACCTGGCGTACGACTGCCTCGACCGCCAGGTGAACGAGGGCAAGGCCAACAAGGTCGCGTTCTTCTGGGAAGGCGAGCCGGGCGACAAGCGCACCATCACGTACGGCCAGATGCTCACCGAGGTGAAGCGCTTCGCCAACGTCCTCAAGGGCAAGGGCGTGAAGACCGGTGACCGTGTGGCCATCTACATGCCCATGATCCCGGAGGCCATCGTCGCCATGCTCGCCTGCGCGCGCATCGGGGCGCCGCACTCCGTCGTGTTCGGCGGCTTCTCCTCGCACGCCCTGTCGGATCGCATCAACGACGCGCAGGCCAGCGTGGTGATCACGGCCGACGGCGGCTTCCGCCGCGGCGCCGTGCTGCCGCTGAAGCCGGCGGTCGACGAGGCGCTCGCCTCCGCCCCGAGCGTGAAGCACGTGATCGTCGTGCGGCGCGCCGAGAACACGATCGACATGGAGGCCGGGCGCGACGAGTGGTACCACGAGCTCATGCAGGGCGCCTCCGACGAGTGCGAGGCCGTGCCGGTAGACGCCGAGCACCCGGCGTACGTGCTGTACACGTCCGGCTCCACCGGCAAGCCGAAGGGCGTGCTGCACTCCACGGGCGGCTACCTCGTCCACACGTCGCTGACCTCGAAGTACGTGTTCGACCTGCGCGACAACGACATCTTCTGGTGCACCGCCGACATCGGCTGGGTGACGGGCCACTCGTACGTCGTCTACGGCCTCATGTCCAACGGGGCGACGCAGGTCATGTACGAGGGCAACCCCACCTACCCCGCCCCGGACCGGTTCTGGGAGATGATCGAGCGTTACCGCGTGAGCGTGTTCTACACGGCGCCGACGGCCATCCGGGCGTTCATCAAGCTCGGGCGCGAGTACCCCGAGAAGCACGACCTCTCGAGCCTGCGCCTCATCGGCACCGTGGGCGAGCCCATCAACCCGGAAGCTTGGATGTGGTACCGCCGCGTCATCGGCGGCGACCGCTGCCCGATCGTCGACACCTGGTGGCAGACGGAGACGGGCGCCATCATGATCTCGACCATCCCGGGCGTGCACGCCACCAAACCGGGCTCCGCCGGGCTGCCCCTCTTCGGGGTGGACGCCGCGGTGGTGGACGCCGACGGCAACGAGGCGGGCGTAGACCAGGGCGGCTACCTCGTCATGCGCCGCCCGTGGCCCGGCATGCTGCGCACCGTGTACGGCGACGACGACCGCTACCGCAACCAGTACTGGGGCGAGGTCCCGCACGTCTACTTCTCCGGCGACGGGGCGCGCCGCGACGCCGACGGCTACTTCTGGGTCATGGGCCGCGTTGACGACGTCGTGAACGTTTCTGGCCACCGCCTCGGCACCATGGAGGTCGAGTCGGCGCTCGTCTCGCACCCCGCCGTGGCGGAGGCCGCGGTGGTCGGCCGCCCCGACGAGCTGAAGGGCCAGGGCATCGTGGCGTTCGTCACCCTCGAGAAGGGCTTCGAGGCGACGGACAAGCTCCGCGAGGAGCTCCGCAAGCACGTGGCCGCCGAGATCGGCGCCATCGCCCGCCCCGACGAGGTGCGCTTCGCGGACGCCCTGCCGAAGACCCGCTCCGGCAAGATCATGCGGCGCTTCCTGCGCAGCGTGGCGACGGGCCAGGAGCTGATCGGCGACACGAGCACGTTGGAGGACAGGGGCGTGGTGGAGCAGTTGCGGCAGGTGGAGCCTTGA
- a CDS encoding TrkH family potassium uptake protein: MAAAIFTAYASIDRQPALGFLAVVVVGVPLGWWLRSAGNANAEPSRREALAAVMLSWVVLPALGALPYALGHHMSLLNAAFESVSGFTTTGATTITDFSAVAPSLLLWRALTQWVGGVGILVLFLAVFPQLAIAGRQLFNAEVPSPQEERLTPKLRQTAMAVVGLYMALTFVCSIAYYLTGMGPFDAAAHALGTLAAGGFSPNAESFIGYGAATQWVAVIFMFLSGTSFFLVYGTITGRKHNVLRDAEFRVYLAIQLVAGALLAVLLLGENLAPLDAIRHGLFQATSMVVTAGFASLDYQTWSTPAQAVLLALMFVGGSAGSASGGVKVLRWLMVAKITGREVRRALHPRAVMPIRIGGRIIPEDALRAVAAFLTLYIGLFAFTAVVLVFLGADFTAAFSTAIATLGNTGPGLNNFAPIGELDHLPVLGKLVLMFVMCAGRLEVVTVFVIFTPGWWQLPRRRPRA; this comes from the coding sequence ATGGCTGCCGCCATCTTCACCGCCTACGCGTCGATCGATCGGCAACCCGCGCTCGGCTTCCTGGCGGTCGTCGTGGTCGGCGTGCCACTGGGCTGGTGGTTGCGCAGCGCCGGCAACGCCAACGCCGAACCGAGCCGCCGGGAAGCCCTCGCGGCGGTGATGCTCTCGTGGGTCGTGCTTCCGGCTCTTGGCGCTCTGCCGTACGCGCTTGGTCACCATATGTCACTACTGAACGCCGCGTTCGAATCCGTCAGCGGCTTCACTACGACCGGCGCTACTACTATCACCGACTTCTCAGCCGTGGCCCCCTCCCTGCTGCTGTGGCGCGCGTTGACGCAGTGGGTGGGCGGAGTAGGCATCCTCGTCCTCTTCCTTGCGGTCTTCCCGCAACTCGCGATCGCCGGGCGGCAGCTCTTCAACGCCGAGGTGCCTAGCCCGCAGGAAGAACGCCTGACACCCAAACTGCGACAGACGGCTATGGCGGTCGTTGGGCTTTACATGGCCCTCACCTTCGTATGCTCCATCGCGTACTACTTGACCGGGATGGGACCGTTCGACGCCGCCGCTCACGCCCTTGGAACGCTGGCAGCCGGGGGGTTCAGCCCGAACGCCGAGAGCTTCATCGGTTACGGCGCGGCCACCCAATGGGTCGCCGTGATCTTCATGTTTCTCTCCGGTACGAGCTTCTTCCTCGTCTACGGCACCATCACGGGCCGTAAGCACAACGTGCTGCGCGACGCCGAGTTCCGCGTCTACCTGGCCATACAGCTCGTGGCGGGGGCCCTGCTTGCCGTATTGCTGCTTGGAGAGAACCTCGCGCCCCTCGATGCCATCCGCCACGGACTCTTTCAAGCTACTAGCATGGTCGTTACCGCCGGTTTCGCCTCTCTCGACTATCAGACTTGGAGTACCCCCGCGCAAGCCGTGCTCCTGGCGCTCATGTTCGTCGGCGGCAGCGCCGGCTCGGCAAGCGGCGGCGTGAAGGTGCTGCGCTGGCTGATGGTCGCCAAGATCACGGGCCGCGAGGTGCGGCGGGCGCTGCACCCGCGCGCCGTCATGCCCATCCGCATCGGCGGCCGCATCATCCCCGAGGACGCCCTGCGGGCGGTCGCGGCGTTTCTCACTCTGTACATCGGGCTGTTCGCGTTCACGGCCGTAGTGCTCGTGTTCCTCGGCGCTGACTTCACGGCCGCCTTCAGCACCGCCATCGCCACGCTGGGCAACACGGGGCCGGGCCTCAACAACTTCGCCCCCATAGGCGAACTCGACCATCTACCCGTCCTAGGCAAGCTCGTGCTCATGTTCGTGATGTGCGCGGGGCGCCTCGAGGTCGTAACGGTGTTCGTCATCTTCACGCCCGGATGGTGGCAGTTGCCGCGGCGGCGCCCCCGGGCCTGA
- a CDS encoding TrkH family potassium uptake protein produces MPNADVRGRFVPYVLGAGLLALALGAAVFTLYAVLLRERFLGFAATTIVTLPLGLMLRGRGRSGAEPSRREALVAVLVSWLLLPTLSAAPYVIDGGMSVLNAVFESMSGFTTTGATVLTDFSTFGKALFMWRASSQWVGGIGILVLFIAVFPQLAIAGRQLFFTEAPGPTEERLTPRLRNTAVAVLSVYSALTLACAIGYRLAGMSSYDAVAHALTTLAAGGFSPNGLSFAGFQSSGMEWVAILFMFFAGANFALLYRAATGRPRDLLRDAELRTYTLILLTASGVLTLLLVGRYSSLDAIRHSLFQVASIVTSTGYASADFALWSLPAQMLLVILMFVGGCAGSASGGVKVMRWLVLAKGTSRELIHALHPRAVLPVRVGARTVPEEVVRAVAAFLTLYIGLFAVTTLVLVMLGADFVVAFTAAISCLGNVGPGLESIGPMASFADLHPISRGLLTFVMYAGRLEVVTVFVVFTPGWWRSPHRRTSVPRSSSRREDAASSMRRAAS; encoded by the coding sequence ATGCCGAACGCCGATGTCCGAGGACGGTTCGTGCCTTACGTCCTCGGGGCGGGCCTGCTCGCCCTGGCCCTCGGCGCCGCGGTGTTCACCCTGTATGCAGTGCTGTTGCGCGAGCGCTTCCTAGGGTTCGCGGCTACGACCATCGTGACGCTCCCACTAGGCTTGATGCTGAGAGGCCGGGGTCGGAGCGGCGCCGAGCCGAGCCGCCGCGAAGCGCTCGTCGCCGTGCTGGTGTCGTGGCTCTTGCTACCGACGCTCTCCGCGGCACCGTACGTCATCGACGGCGGCATGTCCGTTCTGAACGCCGTGTTCGAGTCCATGAGCGGGTTCACCACCACGGGCGCCACCGTCCTGACAGACTTCTCCACGTTCGGGAAGGCGCTGTTCATGTGGCGCGCCTCGTCGCAGTGGGTGGGCGGCATCGGCATCCTGGTGCTGTTCATCGCCGTGTTCCCCCAATTGGCCATCGCCGGGCGGCAGCTCTTCTTCACGGAAGCGCCCGGACCGACCGAGGAGCGTCTGACTCCGCGCCTACGGAACACAGCAGTGGCAGTCCTGAGCGTCTACTCGGCACTCACGCTGGCCTGCGCGATCGGCTACAGGCTCGCCGGGATGAGCTCTTACGACGCGGTCGCCCACGCCCTCACCACTCTCGCCGCGGGAGGTTTCAGCCCCAACGGGCTCAGCTTCGCGGGGTTCCAGAGCAGCGGCATGGAATGGGTCGCCATCCTGTTCATGTTCTTCGCCGGCGCCAACTTCGCGCTGCTCTACCGCGCCGCCACCGGACGGCCACGCGACCTCCTTCGCGACGCCGAACTCCGCACCTACACGCTCATACTTCTGACCGCGAGCGGCGTGCTCACGCTGTTACTGGTGGGCCGTTACTCTTCTCTCGACGCGATCCGGCACTCGTTATTCCAGGTGGCTAGCATCGTGACAAGCACCGGCTACGCCTCCGCCGACTTCGCCCTATGGTCCCTACCGGCCCAGATGTTGCTGGTGATCTTGATGTTCGTAGGCGGCTGCGCGGGCTCGGCTAGTGGCGGAGTGAAGGTCATGCGCTGGCTCGTGCTAGCCAAGGGCACGAGCCGCGAGTTGATCCACGCCCTACACCCGCGTGCCGTGCTGCCGGTGAGAGTCGGCGCACGCACTGTGCCCGAGGAGGTAGTGCGTGCCGTGGCGGCGTTCCTCACCCTATACATCGGGTTGTTCGCAGTCACTACCCTGGTCCTGGTCATGCTGGGGGCCGACTTCGTAGTGGCGTTCACGGCGGCGATCTCCTGCCTAGGTAACGTCGGGCCGGGCTTGGAGAGCATCGGCCCGATGGCAAGCTTCGCGGACTTGCACCCCATCAGTCGCGGTCTGCTCACCTTCGTCATGTACGCGGGGCGGCTCGAGGTGGTGACCGTGTTCGTGGTCTTCACCCCAGGCTGGTGGAGGTCACCACATAGGCGCACCTCGGTGCCGAGGAGTAGTTCAAGACGCGAAGACGCAGCGAGCAGCATGAGGAGGGCGGCGAGTTGA
- the trkA gene encoding Trk system potassium transporter TrkA, with the protein MQVVIVGGGEIGALLAAALHRTHGVIVIDQDPEREAAFASLDVQFVRGNGTDPDDLRTAQVDRARAFIACTASDDVNVLACLAAKGLGAKLTLAFVTRQRYVDAFKRDGAFESVGLLIDRVLWPQRILAHQIADIVRAPRAVDSARFANGRITLLEFLLEPHDPFRGENLSSLALPQGVLAVGAIKGEDFIIPTGATVFEAGDRVVFMGTTERMRELQRRFAPHKRSPRVVIVGGGNVGFMVAQQLMTDRANITIIEEDPERCEKLAQLLPRALVLKGDGTDLELLEQERAEDADVMVAVTDDDAKNLLVSLMSKQLGIPKVITRVGRTRNRRLFTRVGIDAPLTPRAAAVQEVINWLQVDEVEHLATIEDRAEVMEVTFPEGSLGGRVRDLGTPEAMLIGAIERDGRVMVPGGDTVVQPGDHLYLVTTPDQVDEVEEWLDARRAKTPVP; encoded by the coding sequence ATGCAGGTAGTCATCGTAGGTGGTGGCGAGATCGGCGCTCTGCTCGCGGCCGCCCTGCACCGTACCCACGGTGTCATCGTGATCGATCAGGATCCGGAGCGCGAGGCCGCCTTCGCCTCGCTAGACGTGCAGTTCGTGCGCGGCAACGGCACGGACCCGGACGACCTACGCACCGCTCAGGTTGACCGCGCCAGGGCGTTCATCGCCTGCACGGCATCGGACGACGTCAACGTCCTGGCCTGCCTCGCGGCCAAAGGTCTTGGCGCCAAGCTGACACTCGCTTTCGTCACCCGCCAGCGCTACGTCGACGCCTTCAAGCGTGACGGCGCCTTCGAGTCCGTCGGGTTGCTCATCGACCGCGTGCTGTGGCCCCAGCGGATCCTCGCGCACCAGATCGCCGACATCGTGCGCGCACCCCGCGCGGTGGACAGCGCACGCTTCGCCAACGGGCGGATCACGCTCCTGGAGTTCCTCCTGGAGCCCCACGACCCCTTCCGTGGCGAGAACCTCTCTTCCCTGGCCTTGCCGCAGGGCGTGCTCGCCGTGGGCGCCATCAAAGGTGAGGACTTCATCATCCCGACCGGCGCGACGGTGTTCGAGGCCGGCGATAGGGTCGTGTTCATGGGCACCACCGAGCGCATGCGAGAACTACAACGGCGCTTCGCGCCGCATAAGCGCTCTCCCAGAGTGGTGATCGTGGGCGGCGGCAACGTCGGGTTCATGGTCGCGCAGCAGTTGATGACAGACAGGGCCAACATCACGATCATCGAGGAAGACCCCGAGCGCTGTGAGAAACTCGCCCAGTTGTTGCCGCGCGCGCTCGTACTCAAGGGTGACGGCACCGACTTGGAACTACTCGAACAGGAGCGTGCGGAGGACGCCGACGTGATGGTCGCCGTCACCGACGATGACGCCAAGAACCTCCTCGTGTCCTTGATGAGTAAGCAGCTCGGCATCCCGAAGGTCATCACGCGTGTCGGCCGTACCCGCAACCGCCGCCTGTTCACGCGTGTCGGCATCGACGCGCCGCTGACCCCGCGTGCCGCCGCCGTCCAAGAGGTGATCAACTGGCTCCAAGTCGACGAGGTCGAGCACCTGGCCACGATCGAGGACCGGGCGGAGGTCATGGAGGTCACCTTCCCGGAAGGCTCCCTCGGCGGACGCGTCAGGGACCTCGGTACGCCGGAAGCCATGCTGATAGGCGCCATAGAGCGCGATGGGCGCGTGATGGTGCCGGGCGGCGACACCGTGGTGCAACCCGGCGACCACCTCTACCTCGTGACCACTCCTGACCAGGTGGACGAGGTAGAGGAGTGGCTGGACGCGCGGCGGGCCAAGACGCCGGTGCCCTGA